One Chryseobacterium sp. StRB126 genomic region harbors:
- a CDS encoding T9SS type A sorting domain-containing protein has translation MKKIYLSACTVCTILGLSAQEVLWQKDIKSSTQDFLSQVTTTIDQQYLITGSSIQSGSGKMEAGSRQNNGYDFHLIKLNQQGEEAWEKYFSGNNHDYLSATVTTQDGGFLVAGTSYSGKGLDKKEDSKGGSDIWLIRINEFGDELWQKTLGTSSDEEAKAVIQSTDLGFFIAGNVQNSSKGYGSKDVWITRLDKDGKELSQLILGGKGLDEVEKMIPTKDGGALLGIYSRSSEVRVSGSGDSPRGAASPSEPSTANPASRTGKSTENFGEGDYWIIKLDKTGKVEWEKNFGGKGDDHVRTLALTSNGYIIGGESRSERSGNKTVGIEEGTDLWLIALNERGDEQWQKSYNFKNRDILMGMSVIHSSDDKSSKGILLGGYTQAEGRIEKDDETFWMLYLDGNGNEQWRKHVAGESRQKEERLSDLKLNRDGSIVLAGTSAKELGKENWKIVKLGDKQVNDLIEKYDIKIYPNPVSDYAYVEIGFDFKDADIMLYDMSGRQLQSFKTKNRVTKINTQALVQGAYLVTIKTDNNKTANAKLIKK, from the coding sequence GCTATCTGCCCAGGAAGTTCTCTGGCAGAAAGACATCAAATCCTCTACTCAGGATTTTCTAAGCCAGGTAACCACTACCATCGATCAGCAGTATCTCATTACAGGAAGCTCTATTCAGTCAGGAAGCGGGAAGATGGAGGCTGGAAGCAGACAAAATAACGGCTACGATTTCCATCTGATTAAATTGAATCAGCAGGGAGAAGAAGCCTGGGAAAAGTATTTCTCAGGAAACAATCACGATTATTTATCTGCGACAGTAACTACCCAGGACGGAGGTTTTCTTGTAGCCGGAACCTCTTACTCAGGAAAAGGATTGGATAAGAAAGAGGATTCCAAAGGCGGATCAGATATCTGGCTCATCAGGATCAATGAATTTGGAGATGAACTGTGGCAAAAGACGTTGGGAACTTCTTCTGATGAAGAAGCCAAAGCAGTCATTCAAAGTACAGATCTAGGCTTTTTTATAGCCGGAAATGTACAAAACTCATCCAAAGGATATGGATCCAAAGATGTCTGGATCACCCGACTGGATAAAGACGGAAAGGAACTTTCTCAATTGATCTTAGGCGGAAAAGGGTTGGACGAAGTAGAGAAAATGATTCCGACAAAAGACGGTGGAGCCTTATTGGGAATTTACTCCAGGAGTTCCGAGGTTCGTGTTTCGGGATCCGGAGATAGCCCTCGTGGAGCAGCATCGCCTTCTGAACCTAGTACCGCGAATCCCGCATCCCGCACGGGAAAATCTACAGAAAACTTTGGCGAAGGCGATTACTGGATCATCAAACTGGATAAAACCGGAAAAGTAGAATGGGAAAAGAACTTTGGCGGGAAAGGAGATGACCATGTAAGAACACTGGCCTTAACTTCCAACGGTTATATCATCGGTGGCGAATCCAGATCCGAAAGATCAGGAAACAAAACGGTTGGCATTGAAGAAGGAACAGACCTATGGCTGATTGCTTTAAACGAAAGAGGCGATGAGCAGTGGCAAAAGTCCTATAATTTCAAAAACCGTGATATTCTGATGGGAATGAGCGTGATTCATTCTTCAGATGACAAATCATCCAAAGGAATTTTATTAGGTGGTTATACCCAGGCCGAAGGAAGAATAGAAAAAGATGATGAGACCTTCTGGATGCTGTATCTGGATGGGAATGGAAATGAACAGTGGCGAAAACATGTGGCAGGAGAATCCAGACAAAAAGAAGAGCGACTTTCAGATTTGAAATTAAATAGAGACGGCTCAATTGTTTTAGCGGGAACCAGCGCCAAAGAACTTGGAAAAGAGAACTGGAAGATTGTCAAGTTGGGTGACAAACAGGTGAATGATCTGATTGAAAAATATGACATTAAGATCTATCCGAATCCAGTATCAGACTATGCGTATGTAGAAATCGGTTTTGATTTCAAGGATGCTGATATTATGTTGTATGATATGAGTGGAAGACAGCTTCAGAGCTTCAAAACCAAGAACAGAGTAACTAAAATTAATACTCAGGCTTTGGTACAAGGAGCTTACTTAGTGACGATAAAAACAGATAATAACAAAACAGCCAATGCAAAGCTGATTAAAAAATAA